A single genomic interval of Chryseobacterium paludis harbors:
- a CDS encoding magnesium transporter CorA family protein yields the protein MPIDTIYRDSHCEWVDVEAPTAEDLQFLHERYEINNLLLEDTLDPNHLPKYEEDGNVKFFLLRESTELERKNLNTISDISTKIGIFILENTIITVHRMKTRSISETKKQLSQNQENTSCVKIALMIALLIMKSFDDESISLLETMDNIENEIFLKNTNHTTQIRRLYKLKRKSGLNSRVLIISTDAVDKFKLLNLQDSEFVDLKDKHKDVVADFDHLNIQITNLISMFLALSDQKANQVMKVLAIYSVYFLPITFIAGVYGMNFDNMPELHHKHGYFFTLGLMALIVIVTFIYARRKQW from the coding sequence CCAATTGACACTATATACAGAGATTCCCACTGCGAATGGGTAGACGTAGAAGCTCCTACTGCAGAAGATCTGCAATTTCTTCATGAACGATATGAGATCAATAACCTTCTTTTGGAAGATACTCTGGATCCTAATCACTTACCTAAATATGAAGAGGATGGAAATGTAAAATTCTTTTTATTAAGGGAAAGTACTGAATTGGAAAGAAAAAACCTGAATACAATAAGTGATATCAGCACCAAAATTGGAATCTTTATTTTAGAGAATACCATTATCACTGTTCACAGGATGAAAACAAGAAGTATCTCTGAAACGAAAAAACAATTATCTCAAAATCAGGAAAACACATCATGCGTAAAAATAGCATTAATGATCGCTTTACTGATCATGAAAAGTTTTGATGATGAATCGATCAGTTTACTGGAAACCATGGATAATATCGAAAATGAGATCTTCCTGAAAAATACCAACCATACGACACAGATCCGCAGACTTTATAAACTAAAAAGAAAATCGGGATTAAATTCCAGAGTATTGATTATTTCTACAGATGCCGTGGATAAGTTTAAGCTGTTAAACCTGCAGGATTCTGAATTTGTAGACCTGAAAGATAAACATAAGGATGTAGTTGCTGATTTTGACCATCTGAATATCCAGATCACCAACCTTATTTCAATGTTCCTGGCACTTTCCGATCAAAAGGCAAATCAGGTAATGAAAGTACTGGCCATCTATTCAGTTTATTTCTTACCTATCACTTTTATCGCCGGAGTATACGGAATGAACTTTGACAATATGCCTGAGTTGCATCATAAGCATGGATACTTTTTCACTCTTGGATTAATGGCCTTAATTGTCATCGTAACCTTTATTTATGCAAGAAGAAAACAATGGTAA
- a CDS encoding patatin-like phospholipase family protein gives MKTDLLNKILDENVLSKESKDKLIALHENISSKEFSDLLDAHGNQYVEFVQEGGGVWGSALVGYLYGLEIFGIRFLKVAGTSAGAINTMLIAAYKTKEEAKSEAIKEILFNWNFADFMDGKPYVRTTIHAMLNNKNFLKINTIIAAIILILLIITPFAVPSGTITQAKLLFLVPVIPLIILFFCIKKFYNDFRKQNSGLNPGNTFLNAMKDVLDGFGVKTVTELNLKFAPKERDLNLNYRYGNNQEYYTIALESIEEIKTNMREHIDETQYKIFYESAVNNNHYKDNPFYQLKSEYVVIATDINAKIKVELPTMANLYWSEEELKHSSPAEFVRASMSVPFFFEPLQKRIDKDDDSVKYAWRFWMNTKPENIYPVGVFIDGGSISNFPIDLFHMNDVFYPRMPLFGVQLTSKSETDTEKGKTSAEIMKTPFSYAGNMINTLKGFNDKSFLTKHTFYRLYSIQTVDCGTSSWLNFFMKREEKEQLFNAGFLAALDFLNQFDWKKYKAERMLISMKEKKILKEEDTKTVG, from the coding sequence ATGAAAACCGATCTTCTTAATAAAATTCTGGATGAGAATGTTCTTTCAAAGGAATCTAAAGATAAGCTCATTGCTTTGCATGAGAATATTTCGTCTAAAGAATTTTCTGATCTACTGGATGCTCATGGTAATCAGTATGTTGAATTTGTACAGGAAGGAGGTGGAGTCTGGGGCAGTGCTCTGGTTGGGTATCTGTATGGTCTTGAAATATTTGGTATCCGTTTCCTGAAAGTTGCAGGAACAAGTGCGGGAGCAATTAATACCATGCTAATCGCTGCATACAAAACCAAAGAGGAAGCGAAAAGCGAAGCCATCAAAGAAATTTTGTTCAACTGGAATTTTGCAGACTTTATGGATGGTAAACCTTATGTACGAACCACCATTCATGCGATGCTCAATAACAAGAACTTTCTTAAAATAAATACCATTATTGCAGCAATTATTTTAATTCTTTTAATCATCACTCCTTTTGCTGTTCCCTCCGGAACGATAACGCAGGCAAAGCTTCTTTTCCTTGTACCCGTTATTCCTTTAATCATACTTTTTTTCTGTATTAAAAAGTTTTACAATGATTTCCGAAAACAAAATAGCGGACTGAATCCAGGAAATACTTTTCTCAATGCAATGAAAGATGTTCTTGATGGTTTTGGAGTAAAAACGGTGACCGAACTGAATCTGAAATTTGCTCCAAAAGAACGTGATCTCAACCTGAATTACCGTTATGGAAATAATCAGGAATATTATACAATTGCACTCGAAAGTATTGAAGAGATCAAGACCAATATGCGGGAACATATTGATGAAACCCAATATAAAATATTTTATGAAAGTGCTGTTAACAATAACCATTATAAGGACAACCCTTTCTATCAGCTAAAATCAGAATATGTGGTGATAGCAACCGATATCAATGCTAAGATAAAAGTTGAACTTCCTACAATGGCTAATTTATATTGGTCTGAAGAAGAATTGAAACACAGCAGCCCTGCCGAATTTGTGCGTGCTTCTATGTCGGTTCCTTTCTTTTTCGAACCTCTACAGAAAAGGATCGATAAGGATGATGATTCCGTGAAATATGCCTGGAGATTCTGGATGAACACAAAACCAGAAAATATCTACCCTGTGGGAGTTTTCATTGATGGTGGAAGTATTTCGAACTTTCCGATTGATCTTTTTCACATGAATGATGTTTTTTATCCCAGAATGCCTTTATTCGGAGTACAGCTGACCAGTAAATCTGAAACCGATACCGAAAAAGGAAAAACAAGTGCTGAGATCATGAAAACCCCTTTTTCATATGCCGGAAATATGATTAATACCTTGAAAGGATTTAATGATAAATCGTTCCTGACTAAACATACATTCTATAGACTTTACAGTATCCAGACTGTAGATTGTGGAACCAGCAGCTGGCTTAATTTCTTCATGAAAAGAGAAGAAAAGGAACAGCTCTTTAACGCAGGTTTTCTCGCCGCCCTAGATTTTCTTAATCAATTTGATTGGAAAAAATATAAAGCAGAACGGATGCTGATCTCCATGAAAGAGAAAAAAATATTGAAAGAAGAAGATACGAAGACTGTGGGGTAA
- a CDS encoding DUF2199 domain-containing protein has translation MKYVCECCGKEKEDWPALAYKSPASYMELTKEELKNAELSSDLCVIEHPEQTDRFIRAVLVQEIIDSCQTLEYGVWVTLSEKSF, from the coding sequence ATGAAATACGTCTGCGAATGTTGTGGTAAAGAAAAGGAAGATTGGCCAGCGCTTGCTTACAAATCTCCGGCAAGCTATATGGAATTAACCAAAGAGGAATTGAAGAATGCTGAATTAAGTTCAGATTTATGTGTTATTGAGCACCCTGAGCAAACTGATAGATTTATTCGAGCCGTACTTGTACAGGAAATTATTGATAGCTGCCAAACTCTTGAATATGGAGTTTGGGTAACGTTAAGTGAAAAAAGTTTTTAA
- a CDS encoding DUF2199 domain-containing protein, which translates to MKKVFNEYVENYNNKNFEAKYFGWLSNYLPDYDFSESIPTNVVVNNGIGRPFVYPQERFEHPFVNDFYDGITEKEAESRINKILNK; encoded by the coding sequence GTGAAAAAAGTTTTTAATGAATATGTAGAAAACTACAACAATAAGAATTTTGAAGCAAAATATTTTGGATGGTTATCAAACTATCTTCCAGATTATGATTTCTCAGAAAGTATTCCAACAAATGTTGTTGTTAACAACGGGATAGGACGTCCTTTTGTTTATCCACAAGAGCGTTTTGAGCATCCGTTTGTAAATGATTTTTATGACGGAATCACAGAGAAAGAAGCTGAAAGTCGGATTAATAAGATTTTAAATAAATAA
- a CDS encoding TlpA family protein disulfide reductase, which yields MKKAATLFLLIISLYSIAQNKSLRTFPDLENRLDTHFPIEKFKDQNGKNYSADYLKGKITLLNFWFTTCEPCLKEIPDLVKLKKSVGNKINFMGITPDTEEKVTQFLLKHDFDFQQVTNAGQQLKELFVVQRYPMTFIVDKNGNIREIMGIISEEKFDSIKKRFDEY from the coding sequence ATGAAAAAAGCAGCGACCCTGTTTCTTCTAATTATTAGTTTATATTCAATTGCACAGAATAAATCTTTACGAACATTTCCTGATCTTGAAAATAGATTGGATACTCACTTTCCAATCGAAAAATTTAAAGATCAGAACGGTAAAAATTACAGTGCAGATTATTTAAAAGGCAAAATAACATTACTCAATTTTTGGTTCACCACCTGTGAACCATGTCTAAAAGAAATACCGGATCTGGTTAAACTAAAAAAATCTGTAGGGAATAAAATAAATTTCATGGGAATCACTCCAGACACTGAAGAAAAAGTAACCCAGTTTTTATTAAAACATGATTTTGATTTTCAGCAAGTAACCAATGCCGGTCAACAATTAAAGGAGCTATTTGTTGTTCAGCGATATCCCATGACTTTTATTGTAGATAAAAACGGGAATATCAGAGAAATCATGGGTATTATTAGTGAAGAAAAATTTGA